In Bacillus sp. SM2101, a genomic segment contains:
- a CDS encoding DinB family protein, translated as MREDQLFEQMKMWRKWSVQLLCTISDEVADIIPHGHNNSIRWNAGHILVGWDHTMFPAVNEKRQLPLTYHEMFPRGSKPQNWTEQPPSMEEIINKLEEQPDLIVKACKGHLDDPLHESFLGMKTLGDMVVFHMNHENLHIGMIKSMKNLLE; from the coding sequence TTGAGAGAAGATCAATTATTTGAACAAATGAAAATGTGGCGTAAATGGTCTGTTCAACTACTTTGCACAATTTCCGATGAAGTTGCTGACATAATTCCGCATGGTCATAATAACAGCATTCGCTGGAATGCTGGTCATATTTTAGTAGGTTGGGATCATACGATGTTTCCTGCTGTCAATGAGAAGAGACAATTGCCTCTTACATATCACGAAATGTTCCCAAGAGGTAGTAAACCACAAAATTGGACAGAACAACCCCCATCGATGGAAGAAATCATTAACAAACTGGAGGAACAACCAGATCTTATTGTAAAAGCATGTAAGGGACATCTTGATGACCCTCTTCATGAATCTTTTTTAGGCATGAAAACATTAGGAGACATGGTTGTTTTTCATATGAACCATGAAAATCTACACATAGGAATGATTAAAAGTATGAAGAATTTACTTGAGTAA
- a CDS encoding acyltransferase family protein, which translates to MFDKDIKLSNTKGILIFLVVFGHFLELNKEHYLQTFIFIYAFHMPLFVFISGFLAKRIQLKKVVNLLMLYIIFQTLYTLFFYFIGEYETIGFNYEKPRFHLWYIVSISFWYVLAGIIAKLNPNNISKLILFTLILLISFFSRLYTDPLVNFAREFYPNFSSYTLSYQRTITFAPFFFAGFFMSNNALKKLYTSLSPNIAKGLLLLTAVGVFLFIEFTPNLEWLYKGSYSTSRFLSDNDTYVTKILSHFLLSTWLSILILIVIKGKKCFFTKWGDHSLGIYLFHPAFVFMWKKNNFMNDWNLDTQFIVNLTLALIVTAFLGSNFFASYTKFLTSPLETIKTKIKG; encoded by the coding sequence TTGTTTGATAAGGATATAAAGTTAAGTAATACGAAAGGTATACTAATTTTCCTTGTGGTATTTGGACATTTCTTAGAATTGAATAAAGAGCATTATCTTCAAACTTTTATTTTTATTTATGCGTTTCACATGCCACTTTTTGTGTTCATAAGTGGATTTTTAGCAAAAAGAATACAATTGAAGAAAGTTGTCAATCTCTTAATGTTATATATCATTTTTCAGACATTATATACCTTGTTTTTCTACTTCATTGGAGAGTACGAGACGATAGGGTTTAACTACGAGAAGCCAAGATTTCATCTTTGGTATATCGTTAGTATTTCTTTTTGGTATGTCTTAGCGGGAATAATTGCAAAGTTGAACCCAAACAATATTAGTAAACTAATTCTATTTACCCTAATACTTTTAATAAGCTTTTTTTCACGTCTATACACAGATCCCCTCGTGAATTTTGCAAGAGAGTTTTATCCTAATTTTTCTTCTTATACACTTAGTTATCAGCGTACGATTACATTTGCACCTTTTTTCTTTGCTGGATTTTTTATGTCTAACAATGCGCTAAAGAAACTTTATACTAGCCTATCTCCAAATATAGCAAAAGGTTTATTGCTACTTACAGCGGTGGGTGTGTTTCTTTTTATTGAATTTACGCCTAACTTGGAATGGCTTTATAAAGGAAGTTATAGCACATCACGTTTTTTGTCAGACAATGATACCTATGTAACAAAAATACTATCACACTTTCTATTATCTACATGGCTTTCTATACTAATACTCATTGTGATTAAGGGCAAAAAATGTTTCTTTACAAAATGGGGCGACCATTCACTAGGAATCTACCTATTTCATCCAGCCTTCGTATTTATGTGGAAAAAAAATAACTTTATGAACGACTGGAATCTGGATACACAGTTTATCGTTAACCTTACGCTTGCTTTAATAGTCACAGCTTTCCTAGGATCAAACTTTTTTGCATCATACACTAAATTCTTAACTTCACCATTGGAAACAATAAAAACCAAGATTAAAGGGTAG
- a CDS encoding SOS response-associated peptidase has protein sequence MCGRFALFTQFDQIIDRFDIKAAFTEDEYRFNYNVAPSHSVVTVINDGEKNRLGYLRWGFIPRWAKDMKIGYKMINARAETLADKNSFRNAYKKKRCLVIADSFYEWKKTQERKIPMRIKLKSDEPFGMAGLWESWQSPDGHTIYSCTVITTEPNELMSSIHNRMPVILKPDDEKIWLDPSINDTAYLQKLLIPFDQELMEAFEVSSDVNSPKNNSPNLIEQVC, from the coding sequence ATGTGTGGTAGGTTTGCTCTTTTCACTCAATTTGATCAGATTATTGACCGCTTTGACATCAAAGCAGCTTTTACAGAAGATGAATACCGCTTTAATTATAATGTTGCTCCTTCACATTCTGTCGTAACTGTAATCAACGACGGTGAAAAGAATCGACTTGGATATCTTAGATGGGGCTTCATCCCTCGTTGGGCAAAGGATATGAAAATCGGTTATAAAATGATTAATGCTAGAGCTGAGACACTTGCTGATAAAAATAGTTTTCGAAATGCTTATAAAAAGAAGCGCTGTTTAGTTATTGCTGATTCTTTCTATGAATGGAAGAAGACGCAAGAGCGCAAAATTCCTATGCGTATTAAGCTTAAATCAGATGAACCGTTTGGAATGGCTGGATTATGGGAATCTTGGCAATCCCCAGATGGGCATACTATTTATTCGTGCACAGTCATCACAACCGAACCTAACGAGCTAATGTCCTCGATTCATAATCGGATGCCGGTAATTCTAAAACCAGATGATGAAAAAATTTGGTTAGATCCATCTATAAATGATACAGCTTATCTTCAGAAGTTGTTAATACCTTTTGACCAGGAACTTATGGAAGCTTTTGAAGTGTCATCAGATGTAAATTCGCCAAAGAACAACTCTCCTAACTTAATTGAGCAAGTATGCTAG
- a CDS encoding phospholipase D-like domain-containing protein, which translates to MDRLIKKLLIVTLIFAIVSPSFQTGFAATQGEVVINEIAWMGTNVSSNDEWVELYNNTNTTISIDGWTLSSTDGTPTIHLNGDISPNGYFLLERTDDSTVSSVVADIVYTGALSNTSEILELRDDQNNLIDLVDNWYAGDSSTKATMERVDSTVSSIASNWKSSTTAYNEGLGTPKQKNSIETTEPSGCNTTDEQLNNVSNEIGAINVYFNKCANVEDAITGNLANYNVNLENRLIQRLNEATTSIDMAAYEINLPRIVDALIGKAAEGVEIRFIADAKDSDDPNNLERFQTMRLYVEKMVRGLDGVIGTPDDIRVFSDSPMFVVEDLVKRAEFGLPSDFTDFPEVTVQVGNTNETGYLFVEAEQKDINSYYSPNTQMHNKFAVVDDSWVYTGSWNYTVTGLYGTEENMQNGILDGNQQHVVEVNSPELASIYEVEFNEMWGSTSLIPDPVNANFNTRKADNTSHSVNINGKTIEVYFSSGDNALGRVQNIIKNEADHSAYFTIFAWSDQSILDELKYKWEGSYTDLVGSLTGFDVKGVFDSSYWNQWWSASVDMTGRTATQSSVGNPNTRWANPAPVYQDNESRKLHSKTMLIDANSTSDPTVIIGSTNWSENGNNVNDENMLIIHDEAIVNQFLQEFNARYENASGF; encoded by the coding sequence ATGGATAGGCTAATAAAGAAATTATTAATTGTTACATTAATCTTCGCTATAGTTTCACCTTCTTTTCAAACAGGATTTGCAGCTACACAAGGGGAAGTAGTAATAAACGAAATAGCTTGGATGGGCACCAATGTAAGCAGTAATGACGAATGGGTTGAATTATACAATAACACAAACACAACGATATCAATTGACGGTTGGACATTGAGTTCGACTGATGGTACACCTACAATACATTTAAATGGAGATATTTCACCTAATGGATATTTCCTTTTAGAGAGAACAGATGATAGTACAGTTTCAAGTGTTGTGGCTGATATTGTTTATACAGGAGCTCTAAGCAATACAAGTGAAATTTTAGAATTAAGAGATGACCAAAATAACTTAATAGACTTAGTAGATAATTGGTATGCTGGAGATAGTAGTACAAAGGCTACGATGGAAAGAGTTGATTCAACCGTTAGCTCAATTGCTTCAAATTGGAAGAGCTCTACTACGGCTTATAATGAAGGTTTAGGAACACCAAAGCAAAAGAACTCTATTGAAACAACTGAACCATCAGGTTGTAATACTACTGATGAGCAATTAAACAATGTTTCTAATGAGATAGGTGCTATTAATGTATATTTCAATAAATGTGCAAATGTAGAAGATGCAATTACTGGAAATCTAGCAAACTACAATGTTAATTTAGAAAACAGGTTGATTCAACGCTTAAATGAGGCTACAACGAGCATAGATATGGCAGCCTATGAAATTAATTTACCTAGAATTGTAGATGCTTTAATTGGGAAAGCTGCTGAAGGAGTAGAGATTAGGTTTATTGCAGACGCTAAAGATAGTGATGACCCGAACAACTTAGAACGTTTTCAAACAATGAGGTTGTATGTAGAGAAAATGGTTAGAGGACTAGATGGAGTAATTGGTACACCAGATGATATACGTGTATTCTCAGATTCACCAATGTTTGTTGTTGAGGATCTAGTCAAGCGAGCTGAATTTGGTTTACCTTCTGATTTTACCGACTTTCCGGAAGTAACAGTTCAAGTTGGAAATACAAATGAAACTGGCTATTTATTCGTAGAAGCTGAACAAAAAGATATTAACTCATACTACTCTCCTAATACTCAAATGCACAACAAATTTGCAGTAGTGGATGATAGTTGGGTGTATACAGGCAGTTGGAATTATACTGTTACCGGTTTGTATGGTACGGAGGAAAATATGCAAAATGGAATCTTAGATGGAAATCAACAACATGTAGTTGAAGTGAATAGTCCAGAACTGGCAAGTATCTATGAAGTTGAATTTAATGAAATGTGGGGGAGTACTTCACTTATCCCAGATCCGGTAAATGCTAATTTTAATACTCGGAAAGCGGATAATACTTCCCATAGTGTGAATATAAATGGAAAAACGATAGAAGTCTATTTTTCATCTGGTGATAATGCATTAGGTCGCGTTCAAAATATTATTAAGAACGAGGCAGATCACAGTGCCTACTTTACAATTTTTGCTTGGAGTGACCAATCTATTCTAGATGAACTGAAATATAAATGGGAAGGTTCTTATACTGATTTAGTTGGTTCATTAACCGGGTTCGATGTGAAAGGCGTCTTTGATTCGAGTTATTGGAATCAGTGGTGGTCAGCAAGTGTCGATATGACAGGTAGAACTGCAACACAGTCAAGTGTCGGAAATCCAAATACACGTTGGGCAAACCCTGCACCAGTGTATCAAGACAATGAATCTAGAAAACTACACAGTAAAACAATGTTGATTGATGCCAATTCTACAAGTGATCCTACTGTGATAATTGGTTCAACTAACTGGAGTGAGAATGGTAATAACGTGAATGATGAGAATATGCTTATTATTCACGACGAAGCGATTGTAAATCAATTTCTTCAAGAATTCAATGCGCGCTACGAAAATGCGAGTGGATTTTAG
- a CDS encoding aspartyl-phosphate phosphatase Spo0E family protein, with translation MNNQRESQLLQQIEELRSEMITSGIQKGLNHCETKYLSQRLDDLLYKYQLMITNKYKNCR, from the coding sequence ATGAATAATCAGCGCGAATCACAGCTATTACAACAAATCGAAGAACTAAGATCAGAAATGATTACATCTGGCATTCAAAAAGGGTTGAATCACTGTGAAACAAAATACCTCAGTCAACGTCTAGATGATTTGCTGTATAAATATCAACTCATGATAACGAATAAATATAAGAATTGTAGATAA
- a CDS encoding YciI family protein, with translation MKQYLYKLSLKPALLDEENWTDREHHIIQQHFDMLQRLLEEGKMLLAGRTLNMDSSGFGIVILEVASEDEAKKIMQDDPAVKEKIMTAELFPYRVALYRNK, from the coding sequence ATAAAACAATATTTATATAAGCTCAGCTTAAAACCTGCTCTATTAGACGAAGAGAATTGGACTGATAGAGAACATCATATTATACAACAACATTTCGACATGTTACAGCGGTTACTTGAAGAAGGAAAGATGTTATTAGCAGGGAGAACTCTTAATATGGATTCATCGGGTTTTGGCATTGTCATCTTAGAGGTAGCATCGGAGGATGAAGCGAAAAAAATTATGCAAGACGACCCTGCTGTTAAGGAAAAAATAATGACTGCAGAGCTGTTTCCATATCGAGTCGCCTTATATAGAAATAAATAA